The Oscillospiraceae bacterium genome contains a region encoding:
- a CDS encoding rRNA methyltransferase, whose protein sequence is MSDIIEVKDLALPELDVFARLTEAQLRSRLEPEKGIFIAESPKVIQRALDAGCEPISLLMERRQIEGQASGILARCGSAPVYTASRELLAGLTGYQLTRGVLCAMRRPRLPQAEQLCAGARRIAVLEGIVDSTNLGAIFRSAAALGVDAVLTTPSCCDPLCRRAVRVSMGTVFQVPWAWLGAAPSEWPQPGLERLQKLGFKTAAMALSDTALSIEDPRLMKEEKLAILLGTEGDGLAPCTIAGCDYTVRIPMAHNVDSLNVAAASAVAFWQLRAKSE, encoded by the coding sequence ATGTCTGATATCATTGAAGTGAAGGATCTTGCCCTGCCGGAACTGGACGTTTTCGCCCGTCTCACAGAAGCCCAGCTGCGCAGCCGGCTCGAGCCGGAAAAAGGTATTTTTATCGCCGAGAGCCCCAAGGTGATCCAGCGCGCGCTGGACGCCGGGTGCGAGCCAATTTCGCTTTTGATGGAGCGCAGGCAGATTGAGGGGCAGGCCAGCGGCATCCTTGCCCGCTGCGGCAGCGCGCCCGTCTATACCGCCAGCCGGGAGCTGCTGGCCGGTCTGACCGGTTATCAGCTGACCCGCGGCGTCCTGTGCGCCATGCGCCGCCCCCGCCTGCCCCAGGCGGAGCAGCTCTGTGCCGGGGCGCGCCGGATCGCGGTGCTGGAAGGGATCGTGGATTCCACCAATCTCGGCGCTATCTTCCGGTCCGCCGCCGCGCTGGGGGTCGACGCCGTATTGACCACCCCCTCCTGCTGCGATCCCCTTTGCCGGCGGGCCGTGCGGGTCAGCATGGGCACCGTTTTCCAGGTGCCCTGGGCGTGGCTCGGCGCCGCCCCTTCCGAATGGCCGCAGCCGGGGCTGGAGCGCCTGCAAAAGCTGGGCTTTAAAACCGCCGCCATGGCCCTCAGCGATACCGCCCTCAGCATCGAGGACCCCCGCCTCATGAAGGAAGAAAAGCTCGCGATCCTGCTGGGCACCGAGGGCGACGGCCTGGCCCCCTGCACAATCGCCGGCTGCGATTACACGGTCCGCATTCCCATGGCCCACAATGTGGACTCGCTGAACGTGGCCGCCGCCAGCGCCGTGGCCTTTTGGCAGCTCCGGGCCAAAAGCGAATGA
- a CDS encoding glycerophosphoryl diester phosphodiesterase has product MLKSLVRSGLRAGLKNWPSILFFEITYKIAGYLLFLNLWDLLKASALRAAGVSVIGQRNIGLVFRSPFCVLLILCFFLFLVYYVYLEITALVLYCEEGWQGRFISIWPLWKQAFLRSLALFQPRNLPAILALVPVIGLSALPLTNGFAGKIQIPEFVFDYLKGAPSLFAAFLAVMAALNLLLFFCLFSFPAVILGGKRYCGALGESRRLLKGRKLKTALFLLACVLAFLLAAFLLSVCMILLLWGFSKLEFAPDGGKSAFTFHYLKWSAAGDVLLGILGPVSLFSAILSLYHHYRGDPRPCAAPAKRTVKSVLFSGFFVAAALFALMVFSETELGGVPYSAPQAGMIVVSHRAGAAFAPENTLAALEWSIREGAGMAEIDVQQTRDGELIVLHDSDFRRVAGLDQKVWETDYSTVQSLDAGSHFSPAFAGERIPTLSEMLNAAKGRIRLMIELKATGHETALVEQTIARIRAAGMENQCVIASMDSLLLQKSKELAPGINTVYITIMAFSDRYDLPYVDGYSVETSFLNAELVTQLHAEGKEVYAWTANSDANMLKIIRMGADGLVTDNPPLANFFLSITDRNYFLNSLTELLYPKVPN; this is encoded by the coding sequence ATGCTGAAATCTTTGGTCCGGTCGGGCCTGCGGGCAGGGCTGAAAAACTGGCCCTCCATATTGTTTTTTGAAATCACCTACAAAATCGCCGGCTATTTGCTGTTCCTGAATCTCTGGGACCTGCTCAAGGCGTCCGCACTGCGGGCGGCGGGGGTTTCAGTGATCGGCCAGCGGAACATCGGCCTGGTCTTCCGCAGCCCCTTCTGTGTGCTGCTGATCCTGTGCTTTTTCTTGTTCCTTGTATACTATGTCTATCTGGAAATCACGGCCCTGGTTCTTTACTGCGAGGAGGGCTGGCAGGGCCGCTTCATTTCAATCTGGCCGCTCTGGAAACAGGCTTTTCTGCGGTCCCTGGCACTTTTTCAGCCGCGGAATCTGCCCGCAATCCTGGCCCTGGTACCCGTGATCGGGCTGTCCGCTCTGCCGCTTACAAACGGCTTTGCCGGGAAAATACAAATTCCCGAATTTGTATTTGACTATCTCAAAGGCGCCCCCAGCCTGTTCGCCGCGTTTCTTGCCGTCATGGCGGCTTTAAACCTTCTGCTTTTTTTCTGTCTTTTCTCCTTTCCCGCCGTCATTCTGGGCGGGAAGCGCTATTGCGGCGCTTTGGGGGAAAGCCGGCGGCTTTTGAAGGGCAGAAAGCTCAAAACGGCTCTCTTTCTTTTAGCCTGCGTGCTTGCCTTCCTTTTGGCCGCGTTCCTGCTGTCGGTCTGTATGATCCTTCTTCTCTGGGGCTTCAGCAAGCTGGAATTTGCGCCCGACGGCGGTAAGTCTGCATTTACGTTCCACTACCTCAAGTGGAGCGCCGCAGGTGATGTGCTGCTTGGCATCCTGGGGCCTGTGTCGCTGTTCTCTGCGATCCTTTCCCTGTACCATCACTACCGCGGTGATCCCCGGCCGTGCGCCGCGCCAGCAAAGCGCACGGTCAAGTCGGTTCTTTTCAGCGGCTTTTTCGTCGCCGCTGCCCTGTTTGCCCTGATGGTATTCAGCGAAACCGAGCTGGGCGGGGTCCCCTACTCCGCGCCGCAGGCCGGCATGATCGTGGTGTCCCACCGGGCGGGCGCCGCCTTTGCGCCCGAAAACACCCTGGCCGCGCTGGAATGGTCCATTCGCGAGGGTGCCGGCATGGCCGAGATCGACGTACAGCAGACCCGGGACGGCGAGCTGATCGTTCTGCACGACTCCGATTTTCGGCGCGTGGCGGGGCTTGACCAAAAGGTCTGGGAAACCGATTATTCCACGGTGCAGTCGCTGGACGCAGGGTCCCATTTTTCCCCTGCGTTCGCGGGGGAACGGATCCCCACCCTGAGCGAAATGCTGAACGCGGCCAAGGGCCGCATCCGGCTGATGATCGAACTGAAAGCCACCGGGCACGAAACCGCGCTGGTGGAACAAACGATCGCCCGGATCCGGGCCGCCGGGATGGAAAACCAGTGTGTCATCGCCTCCATGGATTCTCTCCTGCTCCAAAAAAGCAAGGAACTCGCCCCCGGCATCAATACCGTCTATATCACGATTATGGCCTTCTCCGACCGTTACGATCTCCCCTATGTGGACGGTTACAGTGTGGAAACCAGCTTTTTAAACGCCGAACTGGTAACGCAGCTCCATGCCGAGGGGAAAGAGGTCTACGCCTGGACCGCCAATTCCGACGCGAACATGCTCAAAATCATTCGCATGGGCGCCGACGGCCTGGTCACAGACAATCCGCCCCTGGCAAACTTTTTTCTGAGCATTACCGATCGCAACTATTTTTTGAACTCCCTCACCGAGCTGCTTTATCCCAAAGTTCCAAATTGA
- the valS gene encoding valine--tRNA ligase has protein sequence MQELEKLYDPARVEDDIYAFWLNGGYFHTQPDPEKKPYTIVMPPPNVTGQLHMGHAMDETWQDILIRFKRMQGYAALWVPGTDHASIATEAKVVAKMKEEGLTKEDLGRDGFLERAWAWKEQYGGRIVDQLKKLGCSCDWERERFTMDEGCSKAVLKVFKDLYDKDLIYRGERIINWCPHCRTSISDAEVEYEDQEGFFWHLKYPIVGTSECLVLATTRPETMLGDTAVAIHPDDERYRHLQGKKVLLPLVNKEIPIVTDTYVDMDFGTGVVKITPAHDPNDFEVGQRHGLPIVKCLDETAHMTADCGRYAGLDRYEARKAIVADLEAGGYLEKIEPHAHNVGTCYRCGTTIEPMVSKQWFVRMEPLAKPAIEAVRNGTIRFVPERFSKNYYHWMENTRDWCISRQLWWGHRIPAYYCDACGEVHVSAEPLAACPKCGGPVRQDEDTLDTWFSSALWPFSTLGWPGDTEDYKYFYPTNTLVTAYDIITFWVSRMIFSGLEYTGKAPFDTVLIHGLVRDAQGRKMSKSLGNGIDPLEVIAQYGADALRLTLILGSTPGNDTRFSEEKIRASRNFANKLWNAARFVMMNLPGDFAPGLPGADQLDLSDKWVLSTLNHLAAAVTEHLEKFELGLAAQKVQDFIWEVYCDWYIEIAKVRLNAADPAEADAARKVLVYVLCQALKLLHPFMPFITEEIYRALPGAGGSIMVEQWPVFCKELDFAADEADFEMLMDYIKAVRNLRAEMGVHPAKRTSMIIETAETAAFGRGGEYLAKFAFATDVTLTETYEGPTAGMAQAITHNARGFIPMMELIDREKELARLGKEKAGAEKEIAQFSRQLENEGFVSKAPAQVVEEIRQKLARAKEKLARVEQSIQGLE, from the coding sequence ATGCAGGAACTGGAAAAGCTTTATGACCCCGCACGGGTGGAAGACGACATTTATGCGTTTTGGCTGAACGGCGGCTATTTTCACACCCAGCCGGATCCGGAAAAAAAGCCCTATACCATCGTGATGCCCCCGCCCAACGTGACCGGCCAGCTGCACATGGGCCATGCCATGGACGAGACCTGGCAGGATATCCTGATCCGCTTTAAACGCATGCAGGGCTACGCCGCCCTGTGGGTGCCCGGCACCGACCATGCCTCCATTGCCACCGAAGCCAAGGTGGTGGCCAAGATGAAGGAAGAGGGCCTGACGAAAGAGGACCTGGGGCGCGACGGCTTTTTGGAGCGGGCCTGGGCCTGGAAAGAGCAATACGGCGGGCGCATTGTGGACCAGCTCAAAAAGCTGGGGTGCAGCTGCGACTGGGAGCGCGAGCGCTTTACCATGGACGAGGGCTGTTCCAAAGCCGTGCTGAAGGTTTTTAAGGACCTGTATGACAAGGATTTGATCTACCGGGGCGAGCGCATCATCAACTGGTGCCCCCATTGCAGGACCAGCATTTCAGACGCCGAGGTGGAGTATGAGGACCAGGAGGGCTTTTTCTGGCACCTGAAATACCCCATTGTGGGCACAAGCGAATGCCTGGTGCTTGCCACCACCCGGCCCGAAACCATGCTGGGGGACACGGCGGTGGCCATTCACCCGGACGACGAGCGCTACAGGCACCTGCAGGGCAAAAAGGTGCTGCTGCCGCTGGTGAACAAAGAGATCCCCATTGTGACCGACACCTATGTGGACATGGATTTTGGCACCGGTGTGGTGAAGATCACCCCGGCCCACGACCCCAACGATTTTGAGGTGGGCCAGCGCCACGGGCTGCCCATTGTGAAATGCCTGGACGAAACCGCCCACATGACCGCGGATTGCGGCAGGTATGCCGGGCTGGACCGGTACGAGGCCCGAAAGGCGATCGTGGCCGACCTGGAAGCGGGCGGCTACCTGGAAAAGATCGAGCCCCATGCCCACAACGTGGGCACCTGCTACCGCTGCGGTACCACCATTGAGCCCATGGTTTCAAAGCAATGGTTCGTGCGCATGGAGCCGCTGGCAAAACCCGCAATTGAGGCGGTAAGAAACGGAACCATCCGGTTCGTGCCCGAGCGGTTCAGTAAAAATTATTATCACTGGATGGAAAACACCCGGGACTGGTGCATCAGCCGCCAGCTGTGGTGGGGGCACCGCATCCCGGCTTATTACTGCGACGCATGCGGCGAGGTGCATGTGAGCGCTGAACCGCTGGCCGCCTGCCCCAAATGCGGCGGCCCGGTGCGGCAGGACGAAGACACGCTGGATACCTGGTTCTCCAGCGCACTGTGGCCGTTCAGCACCCTGGGCTGGCCCGGCGACACAGAGGATTACAAGTATTTCTACCCCACCAACACCCTGGTTACGGCCTACGACATCATCACCTTCTGGGTGAGCCGCATGATCTTTTCGGGCCTGGAATACACCGGCAAAGCGCCCTTTGACACGGTGCTCATCCACGGCCTGGTGCGGGACGCCCAGGGGCGCAAAATGTCCAAGTCCCTGGGCAACGGCATCGACCCGCTGGAGGTCATTGCGCAATACGGCGCGGACGCGCTGCGCCTGACCCTGATTCTGGGGTCCACCCCGGGCAATGACACCCGCTTTTCTGAAGAGAAGATCCGGGCCAGCCGCAACTTTGCGAATAAATTGTGGAATGCGGCCCGGTTCGTGATGATGAACCTGCCGGGCGATTTTGCGCCCGGCCTGCCCGGGGCGGACCAGCTGGATCTGAGCGACAAATGGGTGCTCTCGACCCTGAACCACCTGGCGGCGGCTGTGACCGAACATCTGGAAAAATTTGAGCTGGGCCTGGCGGCGCAGAAGGTGCAGGATTTCATTTGGGAGGTGTACTGCGACTGGTACATCGAGATCGCCAAGGTGCGGCTGAACGCGGCCGACCCGGCTGAGGCCGACGCCGCCCGGAAAGTGCTGGTGTATGTGCTGTGCCAGGCGCTGAAGCTGCTGCACCCGTTCATGCCCTTTATTACCGAGGAAATCTACCGGGCGCTGCCCGGCGCAGGCGGGAGCATTATGGTGGAGCAATGGCCGGTGTTCTGCAAAGAGCTGGATTTTGCCGCCGACGAGGCCGACTTTGAAATGCTGATGGATTACATCAAGGCCGTGCGCAATCTGCGCGCCGAGATGGGCGTGCACCCGGCCAAACGCACCAGCATGATCATTGAAACCGCCGAGACGGCCGCCTTTGGCCGCGGAGGCGAATACCTGGCCAAGTTTGCCTTTGCCACGGATGTGACCCTGACCGAAACCTATGAGGGGCCCACCGCCGGAATGGCACAGGCCATCACCCACAATGCGCGGGGCTTTATTCCCATGATGGAGCTGATCGACCGGGAAAAAGAGCTGGCGCGCCTGGGAAAGGAAAAGGCAGGCGCTGAAAAAGAGATCGCGCAATTCAGCCGCCAGCTGGAAAACGAGGGCTTTGTGAGCAAGGCGCCCGCGCAGGTGGTGGAAGAGATCCGCCAAAAGCTGGCGCGGGCCAAAGAAAAACTGGCGCGGGTGGAGCAGTCCATCCAGGGGCTGGAATAA
- a CDS encoding ABC transporter permease, protein MNKLKKAVSSQAFNSFLASLISIVVGLAFGFVLLLILKAPAALQGMKAMLTTGFSSPDRIAKVLYQAAPLLMCGLSVGFAFKTGLFNIGAPGQYTMGAFFAIMCATQFQMPWWACLIASMLGGAIWGLFPGLFKALFNVNEVITSIMFNWIGMYLVNLIFANTPKALANFWGATNSDRTADLNKANPGALIPKLGLDEAFNSPYMNISIFIAVGLAIVMFIVLQKTTFGYELKACGMNKNASRYAGINANRNIVLSMVIAGALSGIGGGLYYLAGTGQYVLEKVLLTRGFDGIPVALLANSHPLGTILSSLFISYLSVGGSAMQPNFSSETTNIIIAVIIYLAAFSLLMRTMLAKLSMRRKEKEEEAKQ, encoded by the coding sequence ATGAATAAGCTCAAAAAAGCGGTTTCGAGCCAGGCCTTCAACAGCTTTTTGGCCAGCCTGATCTCGATCGTGGTGGGCCTGGCGTTCGGTTTTGTGCTGCTGCTGATCCTAAAAGCGCCCGCGGCGCTGCAGGGAATGAAAGCCATGCTGACCACCGGCTTTTCCAGCCCGGACCGCATTGCCAAGGTGCTGTATCAGGCGGCCCCGCTGCTGATGTGCGGCCTTTCGGTGGGCTTTGCCTTTAAGACCGGCCTGTTCAACATCGGCGCGCCGGGCCAGTACACCATGGGCGCATTTTTTGCCATTATGTGCGCGACCCAGTTCCAGATGCCCTGGTGGGCCTGCCTGATCGCCTCGATGCTGGGCGGCGCCATCTGGGGCCTGTTCCCGGGCCTCTTTAAAGCGCTGTTCAACGTGAACGAGGTAATTACCAGCATCATGTTCAACTGGATCGGCATGTATCTGGTGAACCTGATCTTTGCGAACACACCCAAGGCGCTGGCAAACTTTTGGGGCGCCACCAACAGCGACCGCACGGCCGACCTGAACAAGGCGAACCCCGGCGCCCTGATCCCGAAGCTGGGCCTGGACGAGGCGTTCAACTCCCCTTACATGAACATCAGCATTTTCATTGCCGTGGGGCTTGCCATTGTGATGTTCATCGTGCTGCAGAAGACCACGTTCGGTTATGAGCTCAAGGCCTGCGGCATGAACAAAAACGCCAGCCGGTACGCAGGCATCAACGCCAACCGCAACATCGTGCTCTCCATGGTGATCGCGGGCGCGCTTTCCGGCATCGGCGGCGGCCTTTACTACCTGGCCGGCACCGGCCAGTACGTGCTGGAAAAGGTGCTGCTGACCCGCGGGTTCGACGGCATCCCCGTGGCGCTGCTGGCGAACTCGCACCCGCTGGGTACCATTCTGAGCTCGCTGTTCATCAGCTATTTGAGCGTGGGCGGCAGCGCCATGCAGCCGAATTTCTCCAGCGAGACCACCAACATCATCATCGCGGTCATTATTTACCTGGCCGCGTTCAGCCTGCTCATGCGCACCATGCTGGCAAAGCTTTCGATGCGCCGCAAGGAAAAGGAAGAGGAGGCGAAACAATGA
- the spiR2 gene encoding DNA-binding response regulator codes for MGLILLVEDEPGAAALLRRCIENGASGHQLAAFPKAAEALSYAAKNKVDLFILDIQLLDYRGTELARQLRSMPEYRFTPILFTTELAGEELAAYREIKCYDFLVKPFTEAEFQKAFQAALEMKAQMQAAPEILRIEQKQFLFEYEIKNILYIESFGKRLLIHTAQSGEREVTDQISGYGLSKLLSMVPPNRLLQCHKSFLVNPVHICKIDKANRLLYLKGCKTAIPVGEKYQKTVYEREQP; via the coding sequence GTGGGCCTTATTTTATTGGTGGAAGACGAGCCGGGCGCAGCCGCGCTCCTGCGCCGCTGCATTGAAAACGGTGCCTCGGGGCATCAGCTTGCAGCTTTTCCAAAGGCGGCCGAGGCCCTTTCCTATGCGGCGAAAAACAAGGTTGATCTGTTCATTTTAGACATACAGCTTTTGGATTACCGGGGAACTGAACTGGCAAGGCAGCTGCGCTCCATGCCGGAATATCGGTTTACGCCAATCCTTTTTACCACAGAGCTGGCTGGGGAAGAGCTGGCTGCCTACCGGGAAATCAAATGCTACGATTTTCTGGTGAAGCCCTTCACAGAGGCTGAATTTCAAAAGGCATTTCAAGCAGCGCTGGAAATGAAGGCCCAGATGCAGGCGGCTCCGGAAATCCTCCGGATTGAGCAGAAGCAGTTTCTGTTTGAATACGAGATCAAAAACATCCTCTACATCGAATCGTTCGGCAAAAGGCTTTTGATCCATACAGCACAAAGCGGCGAACGCGAAGTAACCGACCAGATCTCTGGTTATGGCCTGTCAAAGCTGCTGAGCATGGTGCCGCCGAACCGTTTGCTGCAATGCCATAAAAGCTTTTTGGTCAATCCGGTTCACATTTGTAAAATAGACAAGGCAAACCGCCTGCTTTACCTGAAGGGGTGCAAAACCGCAATCCCGGTTGGTGAAAAATATCAAAAAACAGTGTATGAGCGTGAACAGCCATGA
- the pfkA3 gene encoding ATP-dependent 6-phosphofructokinase 3 yields MKKRVGILTSGGDCPGLNATLRGVAKALYQRMGEEVELIGISNGYSGLIGGEWRVMRPDEFSGILTVGGTILGTKRTPFKLMRVVGEDKVDKVAAMKKNYKEMKLDCLLCLGGNGTHKTANLLSEEGLNVIGLPKTIDNDIFGTDVTFGFHTAVDIATEVIDRVHTTAGSHSRCMVVELMGNKAGWLTLYAGIAGGADIILIPELPYTIDNVCAAVEKRAGEGKTFSILAVAEGVYDAEEARMKKKERAAKRAEAGEVTATNRIARQIEAMTGFETRVCVPGHMQRGGSPSPYDRVLATQFGAYAAKLVEHEHYGVTVAMKNNHVTENPLAEVAGKSRLVPDGHGMLEVARRMGVSMG; encoded by the coding sequence ATGAAAAAGCGCGTGGGCATTTTGACCTCCGGGGGCGACTGCCCTGGCCTGAACGCCACCTTGCGGGGCGTGGCAAAGGCGCTGTACCAGCGCATGGGCGAAGAGGTGGAGCTGATTGGCATTTCCAACGGCTATTCCGGGCTGATCGGCGGCGAATGGCGGGTCATGCGGCCGGACGAGTTTTCCGGCATTCTTACGGTGGGCGGCACCATTCTCGGCACCAAGCGGACCCCCTTTAAGCTGATGCGCGTGGTGGGGGAGGACAAGGTGGACAAGGTGGCCGCCATGAAAAAGAATTATAAAGAGATGAAGCTGGACTGCCTTTTGTGCCTGGGCGGCAACGGCACCCACAAAACGGCCAACCTGCTCAGCGAAGAGGGCCTGAATGTGATCGGCCTGCCCAAGACCATCGACAACGACATTTTTGGCACCGACGTTACCTTTGGCTTTCACACGGCGGTGGACATTGCCACCGAGGTGATCGACCGGGTGCACACCACGGCCGGCAGCCACAGCCGCTGCATGGTGGTGGAGCTGATGGGAAACAAGGCAGGCTGGCTGACCCTGTATGCGGGAATTGCGGGCGGCGCAGATATTATTCTCATTCCTGAGCTGCCTTATACCATTGATAACGTGTGCGCTGCGGTGGAAAAGCGGGCGGGCGAGGGCAAGACCTTTTCCATTTTGGCGGTGGCCGAGGGGGTTTATGACGCGGAAGAAGCCCGCATGAAGAAAAAAGAGCGGGCGGCAAAGCGCGCCGAGGCGGGGGAGGTTACGGCGACCAACCGAATCGCCCGCCAGATCGAGGCGATGACCGGGTTTGAAACGAGGGTCTGTGTGCCCGGCCACATGCAGCGCGGGGGCAGCCCGTCGCCCTACGACCGGGTACTGGCCACCCAGTTCGGCGCCTATGCGGCAAAGCTGGTGGAGCACGAGCACTACGGCGTGACGGTGGCGATGAAAAACAACCATGTGACCGAAAACCCGCTGGCCGAGGTGGCGGGCAAGAGCCGCCTTGTGCCGGACGGCCACGGCATGCTGGAAGTGGCCCGCCGGATGGGGGTGTCGATGGGGTGA
- a CDS encoding multidrug ABC transporter ATP-binding protein, translating to MEPIISLNQVGKSFSGRRVLSGVSLNIEKGSTVGVVGTNGSGKSVLFNLICGFLVPDSGQVRVRGHILGKGRDFPENVGVLINSPGFIGLNTGLQNLRYLAGIRGTAGEKEIRSAMHKVGLDPEDKTKVEHYSLGMKQKLGIAQAIMENQDILILDEPFNALDYKTYNDTKEIIRILQAEGRTILMTSHNYADLETLCTHLYAIEEGKLSVLSGEEMKQRFRG from the coding sequence ATGGAACCCATTATTTCGTTAAACCAGGTAGGCAAAAGTTTTTCCGGCCGGCGCGTTCTGTCCGGCGTTTCCCTGAATATCGAAAAGGGAAGCACTGTTGGCGTCGTTGGAACCAACGGAAGCGGAAAATCAGTCCTGTTCAACCTGATCTGCGGCTTTCTGGTTCCCGACAGCGGGCAGGTCCGTGTGCGGGGGCATATTTTGGGCAAAGGCCGCGATTTTCCTGAGAACGTAGGGGTGCTGATCAACTCTCCCGGTTTTATCGGCCTCAATACAGGATTGCAGAATTTGCGGTATCTGGCCGGCATTCGCGGCACAGCCGGTGAGAAAGAAATTCGTTCCGCCATGCACAAGGTAGGCCTCGACCCGGAGGATAAAACAAAGGTGGAGCATTACTCCCTGGGCATGAAGCAAAAGCTGGGCATCGCACAGGCTATTATGGAAAATCAGGATATCCTGATTCTGGACGAGCCGTTCAACGCCCTCGACTATAAAACCTACAACGATACAAAAGAGATTATCCGTATCCTCCAGGCGGAAGGGCGGACCATTCTAATGACCTCCCACAATTATGCCGATTTGGAAACGCTTTGTACCCATCTCTATGCAATAGAAGAGGGAAAACTAAGTGTTTTATCCGGCGAGGAAATGAAGCAGCGATTTCGTGGGTGA
- a CDS encoding heme ABC transporter ATP-binding protein, with product MSEYVIEMLNITKEFPGIKANDNITLQLKKGEVHALLGENGAGKSTLMSVLFGLYQPEAGIIKKDGVEVKIKNPNDANALHIGMVHQHFKLVEVFSVLDNIILGVEPGRGGFIQKDEARKKVVALSEKYGLRVDPDAMVEDISVGMQQRVEILKMLYRDNEILIFDEPTAVLTPQEIDELMEIMRGFTKEGKSILFITHKLNEIMAVADRCTVLRKGKCIGTVEIKDTTKEELSHMMVGRDVDFAVEKQPAKPGKTVLKVQDMVVPSKMHKNNAVKGVSLEVRAGEIVCIAGIEGNGQTEFVYGLTGLEKITGGSLELEGHDISHATIRERSKLGMSHIPEDRHKHGLVLDYTLADNMVLQRYWQPEFQSRGFIKKGEVVQYAQKLIEQYDVRSGQGPATVARSMSGGNQQKAIVAREIDKDPELLVAVQPTRGLDVGAIEYIHKQLVAERDRGKAVLLVSLELDEVMNLSDRILVMYEGEIVGELDPKETTVQELGLYMAGAKRNTKGAAANE from the coding sequence ATGAGTGAGTATGTCATTGAGATGCTGAACATCACCAAAGAGTTCCCGGGCATCAAGGCGAATGACAACATCACTTTGCAGCTGAAAAAAGGCGAGGTGCACGCGCTGCTGGGCGAGAACGGCGCGGGCAAATCGACCCTGATGAGCGTGCTGTTCGGGCTGTACCAGCCCGAGGCCGGCATCATTAAAAAAGACGGCGTGGAGGTCAAGATCAAAAACCCCAACGACGCCAACGCTCTGCACATTGGCATGGTGCACCAGCATTTTAAGCTGGTGGAAGTGTTTTCGGTTTTGGATAACATCATCCTGGGGGTAGAGCCGGGCAGGGGCGGGTTCATCCAGAAGGACGAGGCCCGCAAAAAGGTGGTGGCCCTGAGCGAGAAGTACGGCCTGCGGGTGGACCCGGACGCCATGGTGGAGGACATCAGCGTGGGCATGCAGCAGCGGGTTGAAATTCTGAAAATGCTGTACCGGGACAATGAGATATTGATTTTCGACGAGCCCACCGCCGTGCTGACCCCGCAGGAGATCGACGAGCTGATGGAGATCATGCGGGGCTTCACCAAAGAGGGCAAGAGCATCCTTTTTATCACCCACAAGCTGAACGAGATTATGGCGGTGGCCGACCGCTGCACCGTGCTGCGCAAGGGCAAGTGCATCGGCACCGTGGAGATCAAGGATACCACCAAGGAGGAGCTCTCGCACATGATGGTGGGGCGCGACGTGGATTTTGCGGTGGAAAAGCAGCCCGCAAAGCCCGGCAAGACCGTGCTGAAGGTGCAGGACATGGTGGTGCCCAGCAAAATGCATAAAAACAATGCCGTGAAGGGCGTTTCGCTGGAAGTGAGGGCGGGCGAGATCGTGTGCATTGCCGGCATTGAGGGCAACGGCCAGACCGAGTTTGTGTATGGCCTGACCGGTTTGGAAAAGATCACCGGCGGCAGCCTGGAGCTGGAAGGGCACGACATCAGCCATGCCACCATCCGCGAGCGCTCAAAGCTGGGCATGAGCCACATCCCGGAGGACCGGCACAAGCACGGCCTGGTGCTGGACTATACCCTGGCCGACAACATGGTGCTGCAGCGCTACTGGCAGCCGGAGTTCCAGAGCCGGGGATTCATCAAAAAGGGCGAGGTGGTGCAATACGCCCAGAAGCTGATCGAGCAGTACGATGTGCGCAGCGGCCAGGGCCCGGCGACGGTGGCGCGCAGTATGTCCGGCGGCAACCAGCAGAAGGCCATTGTTGCCCGCGAGATCGACAAGGACCCCGAGCTGCTGGTGGCGGTGCAGCCCACCCGCGGCCTGGACGTGGGCGCCATTGAATACATCCATAAGCAGCTGGTGGCCGAGCGCGACAGGGGCAAGGCGGTGCTGCTGGTGAGCCTGGAGCTGGACGAGGTGATGAACCTTTCGGACCGGATCCTGGTGATGTATGAGGGCGAAATTGTGGGCGAGCTGGACCCCAAGGAGACCACCGTGCAGGAGTTGGGCCTTTACATGGCCGGCGCAAAACGCAATACAAAGGGGGCTGCTGCAAATGAATAA